One genomic segment of Candidatus Aegiribacteria sp. includes these proteins:
- a CDS encoding type II toxin-antitoxin system VapB family antitoxin, with translation MRTTLNLPEELLTKAMRTTHIETKTKVIITALEELIRKYTISGLKKYKGKIDLNIDMDSVRNRECRF, from the coding sequence ATGAGAACTACATTAAACTTACCCGAAGAGTTACTGACCAAAGCAATGCGAACAACCCATATCGAGACGAAAACCAAAGTGATCATAACAGCCTTGGAAGAACTGATTCGTAAGTATACTATCTCTGGTCTGAAGAAATACAAAGGTAAAATAGACCTGAATATTGATATGGACAGCGTCCGGAATCGTGAATGCAGGTTTTAG
- a CDS encoding PIN domain-containing protein translates to MQVLVDSSVWIDYFRGGGNSDKLDFLIDENILVINDLILAELIPFLRIKNQYNLIDLLNFVERLNLKIDWEQIIDFQHKCLRRGINGIGIPDLIIAQNALQNHCEIYSLDQHFELMKIPLELVLTEK, encoded by the coding sequence ATGCAGGTTTTAGTCGATTCTTCGGTCTGGATTGACTATTTCAGGGGCGGAGGCAACTCGGACAAGTTGGATTTCCTGATTGATGAGAACATTCTCGTCATTAACGATCTGATCCTGGCTGAACTGATCCCGTTTTTGAGAATTAAGAATCAATACAATCTGATCGACTTGTTGAACTTCGTTGAACGGTTGAATTTGAAGATTGATTGGGAACAGATCATTGACTTCCAGCACAAATGCCTGAGAAGAGGAATAAACGGCATTGGTATACCCGACCTGATCATCGCACAGAATGCACTTCAGAATCACTGTGAAATCTATTCTCTCGACCAGCATTTTGAATTGATGAAAATACCCTTGGAACTTGTACTGACTGAAAAGTAA